A DNA window from Acetilactobacillus jinshanensis contains the following coding sequences:
- a CDS encoding phospholipase D-like domain-containing protein: MLSGFSKPKRFKQLVISPFGIRNFLIQKMEDEIANAREGKPAAIYMKMNHLSDIPIMQELYRASYNGVKVHIIVRTICDLRLNDPRVAKNITVHSIGFGCYLEHSRIYMFENGGDRLVYLSSADMMPRNLSRRVELLFPVLSRHIRKQIQYIFGLMWKDNVQTQILMPDDTWHEVRLDHQGKPFNYLKFYMTHRKQIAERLYSRF, from the coding sequence ATGCTCTCCGGATTTTCAAAGCCAAAACGCTTTAAACAGTTAGTGATCTCACCATTTGGCATCCGTAACTTCCTAATACAAAAGATGGAAGACGAAATCGCCAACGCTAGAGAAGGTAAACCTGCGGCCATTTACATGAAGATGAATCATTTGTCGGATATTCCGATTATGCAAGAATTATATCGTGCTAGTTACAACGGTGTAAAGGTTCACATCATTGTAAGAACGATCTGTGACCTACGATTAAACGATCCACGAGTTGCTAAGAACATCACGGTCCACTCGATTGGCTTCGGTTGTTACTTAGAACACAGCCGGATCTACATGTTTGAAAACGGTGGTGATCGTCTGGTATATTTATCCAGTGCGGATATGATGCCACGAAACTTAAGTCGACGGGTTGAATTATTATTCCCAGTCTTAAGTCGCCATATTCGGAAGCAGATTCAATACATCTTTGGCTTGATGTGGAAGGACAATGTGCAGACCCAAATTTTGATGCCAGATGATACTTGGCATGAGGTTCGTTTGGATCATCAGGGGAAGCCATTTAACTACTTAAAGTTTTACATGACCCACCGTAAGCAAATTGCTGAGCGTTTGTACAGTCGATTCTAG
- the ppk1 gene encoding polyphosphate kinase 1, with the protein MLNLDQCRYYNNREVTWIDYDKRVLDEASNPVNPLLERARLLGITQNNLDSFIKVRAAKIIKRMHEWPNWRDASGLTFHDQLNAIRTHAHRLVKTQYHIWEKHMLPALAKHGIYLRHVKDLSPRQRRYADEYFQKQLYPVITPIAVDGTHPFPFIESGKTCMAILIRRPKDDKEYFAMIPIAFSFPRVIRLPFNHGNDFILQEDLIKNYLGQIFQGLNVRGSVCFRLTRDQDIAIDDRETKDLVYDVDNRLRKMRYGRPLRVEIEANANPKIMKFIQDHYKLADCDMYKVDGPVDLHFINEMVKKIRGHKNLMAKKYTPFFPDFLRKISIFKAIRKHDLFFHRPFDSFKPILVFLREAADDPKVISVKITLYRVSKHSPVIAALKRAAKNGKLVTVLIELKARGDEAANTKWALQLQQLGCHVIYGMKGLKVHCKLAMVVRREKGGVRRYMHMSTGNYNEKTAKHYVDMDLFTCNPEIG; encoded by the coding sequence ATGCTCAATTTAGATCAATGCCGCTATTATAATAATCGAGAAGTTACGTGGATCGATTATGATAAACGAGTATTAGATGAAGCTTCGAATCCCGTGAACCCATTATTGGAACGGGCACGTTTATTGGGAATTACCCAAAATAACTTAGATAGTTTCATTAAGGTTCGGGCTGCGAAGATAATCAAACGAATGCACGAGTGGCCGAATTGGCGCGATGCTTCAGGATTAACATTCCATGATCAATTAAATGCGATTCGGACTCATGCGCACCGATTGGTTAAGACACAATATCACATTTGGGAGAAGCATATGTTACCAGCTTTAGCCAAGCATGGAATTTATCTTCGTCACGTTAAGGACTTAAGTCCACGTCAGCGTCGTTATGCCGATGAATATTTTCAGAAGCAATTATATCCAGTCATAACCCCAATCGCTGTGGACGGTACGCATCCGTTCCCGTTCATCGAAAGTGGTAAGACTTGCATGGCGATTTTAATTCGCCGACCGAAAGACGATAAGGAATACTTTGCCATGATCCCGATCGCCTTTAGTTTTCCACGGGTAATTCGGTTACCGTTTAATCACGGGAATGACTTTATCCTTCAGGAAGATTTAATTAAGAACTATTTAGGTCAAATTTTTCAGGGCTTAAACGTTAGAGGTTCAGTCTGCTTCCGATTAACTCGTGATCAGGATATTGCAATTGATGACCGAGAAACCAAGGATTTAGTTTACGATGTTGATAACCGCTTGAGAAAAATGCGGTATGGCCGGCCGTTACGAGTCGAAATTGAAGCTAACGCTAACCCGAAGATTATGAAATTCATTCAGGATCACTACAAGTTAGCTGATTGTGATATGTATAAAGTTGACGGTCCAGTTGATCTTCATTTCATCAATGAAATGGTTAAAAAAATCCGTGGTCATAAGAATTTGATGGCCAAGAAATACACGCCGTTTTTTCCGGATTTCCTGCGGAAAATTAGCATCTTTAAAGCGATTCGGAAGCACGATCTCTTCTTTCATCGCCCGTTTGATTCATTCAAACCGATCCTAGTTTTCTTAAGGGAAGCTGCCGATGATCCAAAAGTCATTAGTGTCAAAATCACGTTATATAGAGTTTCTAAACATTCTCCTGTAATCGCAGCCTTAAAGCGAGCCGCTAAGAACGGTAAATTGGTTACCGTTTTGATTGAATTAAAGGCCCGTGGTGACGAAGCTGCTAATACTAAGTGGGCACTTCAGTTACAGCAGTTAGGTTGCCACGTGATCTACGGGATGAAGGGCTTAAAGGTTCATTGTAAGTTAGCGATGGTCGTTCGTCGTGAAAAAGGCGGCGTTCGTCGTTACATGCACATGTCCACCGGTAATTACAATGAAAAGACCGCTAAGCACTACGTCGACATGGATCTATTTACATGTAATCCAGAAATTGGCTAG
- a CDS encoding BspA family leucine-rich repeat surface protein, whose product MGYNKRQYRKTNDKKVLHKIRKRWVVVSLALLATLGGASVAHKGKIAHAQTNPNNTSANAQQNPQSTSGDVMSDASHMHAHLVSAAQTNVAQNNLNESINNNTSNSSFKQITSNANSVVNSALQAKTTQSNDGESTNNLRDNRESSGDGFKSQISGANQVAHHALMKLGVMKLGSTNNTNTNSDYTAPSTDTDFDDIYYDWDGSTLRFDKGQWNSSQLQNSDPNLTNGQRFMYDILNNIKDNHRSTYSRPGDVQKVVTEVDFGPHFHTSDLSDMHRMFEGYSDLQKVTGLNTSDASDMSHMFENDPSITTTNDLSTWDTSHVTNMSYMFDNDKNLSDLSGLSDWNTSNVQFTNNMFSNDSSLTNVTPIGNWGMHNVTNMSLMFYKDTALTNISGLSNWDTSSVLWMPQMFRSDFKLSNIKALTNWDTSKVRNFAFMFKNDPHLFDSDLNDSDINNSDALFTFKALSKDWNLNGLLTNTNVSHVAPNGASSTDTGNAYVFQNDSDFFDYLAKHCDAFPSANYTVRKLSNGEIKSNPVMTFTIPGANWTIDYVSAKPDTRSTKHGVSQYNPNNSDYYYQSDGGNTYYKPWVLNGYTEHPGDISLNTNKDKRRGNFYVTNKNATAKTSKVAPAKFYYYFGNKELNLGKPGERWGVLYSNKNKTYGLYGTSYTKNGQTYTTGMSDEYGPIGQSSDYKSINDKIDEFPVEVGYHPEGIPNGYKPFFKSSDRVAYGGAINLEILPDGWSIKPSDIILQYVDKNNGNNITPETPPVSDQSDIGNSNDRFYHIHRSYNNIEHDVKTDFNRIPKGYHYVSATDNTEEIDTEKAPTIINGKRVPQTVVIYVAPNTSNVIYTYNGQTKGKDPQTFDQTKPSDQNVTKKNAQDVPAGYHLASDSTPVNYTPDKTGTATTNVPVAPDSETVQYTVNGKPVPGSTPQKYSYDPNNPKQTTFDVPSDTVPQGYHVAPGQKTQGLTFNNDKQPQPIAVLPNIQPSSSAQPSSGQSSDSKRTQNTTASHPIAPYTTNSVAAHTTSGAPASHRYSKGKSINKNGGITHYTTQSITNVTIPNDVPSLINFLKNGNATPKQMHQAKKRLMRLLGLNGINGVNNVNGNDHYGHYGRHGYPQYAGTGMSAGQYHKLYGNRYGYHQYGSRYGQMNVAGINHMRSMSASEVHAYFGGINDARLGHAMQSNDRYYVQGYHDFEQAEKGYRNVAQTNQSNHKNAQTNNANNGNKLPQTGEAHEHMSLAAAVLLALGLAFMIPTLKRQKDNK is encoded by the coding sequence TTGGGATACAATAAACGTCAATATAGAAAAACTAATGACAAAAAAGTATTACATAAAATTAGAAAGCGATGGGTCGTTGTTTCATTAGCGCTATTAGCTACGTTAGGTGGTGCGTCGGTTGCTCACAAGGGCAAGATTGCACATGCTCAAACCAACCCTAATAATACTAGTGCAAACGCACAACAGAATCCTCAATCTACATCTGGAGATGTTATGAGCGATGCCTCTCATATGCATGCCCATTTGGTAAGTGCAGCACAGACTAACGTTGCTCAAAATAATCTTAATGAGAGTATAAATAATAATACATCGAACAGTTCTTTTAAGCAGATTACAAGTAACGCTAATAGTGTAGTAAACTCTGCATTACAGGCGAAGACTACCCAAAGTAATGATGGTGAAAGTACCAATAATCTTCGTGACAATCGAGAATCAAGTGGTGACGGTTTTAAGTCGCAAATTAGTGGTGCTAATCAAGTGGCACATCATGCTCTGATGAAGTTGGGTGTGATGAAGTTAGGTAGTACCAATAACACAAATACTAATTCGGATTACACAGCCCCCTCAACTGATACTGATTTTGATGACATTTATTACGATTGGGACGGTAGTACATTACGTTTTGATAAGGGCCAATGGAATTCCTCACAATTACAAAACTCTGATCCTAATCTTACTAATGGACAAAGATTCATGTATGATATTCTAAATAATATCAAGGACAACCACAGATCTACATATAGTAGACCAGGTGATGTACAAAAAGTAGTAACAGAAGTTGATTTTGGACCTCATTTTCACACTAGTGATTTATCTGATATGCATCGGATGTTTGAAGGTTATTCAGATTTACAAAAAGTAACTGGACTTAATACTAGTGATGCTAGTGATATGAGTCATATGTTTGAAAACGATCCAAGTATTACAACCACTAATGATTTGAGTACCTGGGACACTAGTCATGTTACTAATATGAGTTACATGTTTGATAACGATAAAAATTTAAGTGATCTTAGTGGATTAAGCGACTGGAATACCAGTAATGTTCAGTTCACTAATAATATGTTTTCTAACGACTCAAGTCTTACGAATGTTACACCAATTGGTAATTGGGGTATGCATAATGTTACTAATATGAGTCTTATGTTTTATAAAGATACAGCGTTAACTAATATTAGTGGATTAAGTAATTGGGATACATCCAGTGTTTTATGGATGCCACAAATGTTCCGTAGTGATTTTAAGTTAAGTAATATAAAAGCACTAACTAATTGGGATACCAGTAAGGTCCGTAATTTTGCTTTTATGTTTAAAAATGATCCCCATTTATTTGACAGTGATTTAAACGACAGTGACATTAATAACTCTGATGCTCTATTTACATTTAAAGCCTTGTCTAAGGACTGGAATCTAAATGGATTACTTACAAATACTAATGTTAGTCATGTGGCACCTAACGGAGCAAGTAGTACAGATACAGGTAATGCTTATGTATTTCAGAATGATAGTGATTTCTTTGATTATTTAGCTAAACATTGTGATGCATTTCCTTCGGCCAATTATACTGTAAGAAAATTATCAAATGGGGAAATAAAGTCAAATCCTGTCATGACATTTACTATTCCTGGTGCTAATTGGACTATTGACTATGTATCCGCTAAACCTGATACACGTTCTACTAAGCATGGCGTTAGTCAATATAATCCAAATAATTCAGATTACTATTATCAATCTGATGGTGGGAATACTTATTATAAGCCATGGGTTCTAAACGGTTATACGGAACATCCTGGTGATATTAGCCTAAATACAAATAAAGATAAACGGCGAGGTAATTTTTACGTCACGAATAAAAATGCTACAGCTAAAACATCTAAGGTAGCACCTGCAAAATTTTATTATTACTTTGGTAATAAGGAACTTAATTTAGGTAAACCAGGAGAACGTTGGGGTGTCTTATACTCTAATAAGAATAAAACTTATGGCCTTTATGGGACTTCATATACTAAAAATGGTCAAACTTATACAACTGGAATGAGTGATGAGTATGGACCTATAGGACAGTCTAGTGATTATAAGAGTATTAATGATAAAATTGATGAATTTCCAGTTGAAGTTGGTTATCATCCAGAAGGAATACCTAATGGATATAAACCGTTCTTTAAGTCAAGTGACAGGGTTGCATATGGTGGAGCTATAAATTTAGAAATTTTACCAGATGGATGGAGTATTAAACCAAGTGACATTATCTTACAATATGTTGATAAAAATAATGGCAATAATATAACTCCAGAAACTCCGCCTGTTTCAGATCAAAGTGATATTGGTAATAGTAATGATAGATTTTATCATATACATCGCAGTTATAATAATATTGAGCATGATGTAAAAACGGATTTTAATCGTATTCCCAAGGGATATCATTATGTTTCTGCTACAGATAATACTGAAGAAATAGATACAGAAAAGGCACCTACAATTATAAATGGAAAACGAGTGCCACAAACAGTTGTTATTTATGTGGCACCGAACACGTCGAACGTCATCTATACGTATAACGGTCAGACGAAAGGTAAGGATCCGCAGACCTTCGATCAGACCAAGCCGAGTGATCAGAACGTCACTAAGAAGAACGCGCAGGACGTACCTGCGGGTTACCACTTAGCCAGCGATTCCACACCGGTAAATTACACGCCTGATAAGACGGGCACGGCCACGACTAACGTGCCAGTGGCCCCCGACAGTGAGACCGTTCAGTACACGGTTAACGGCAAGCCCGTTCCAGGTTCTACTCCGCAGAAGTACAGTTACGATCCGAATAACCCTAAGCAGACCACGTTCGATGTCCCGTCGGATACGGTTCCGCAGGGCTATCACGTCGCCCCAGGTCAGAAGACGCAGGGTCTGACGTTCAATAACGATAAGCAGCCGCAGCCGATTGCGGTCTTACCGAATATTCAACCAAGCTCGAGCGCACAACCGAGTTCTGGTCAGAGCAGTGATTCGAAACGTACTCAGAATACAACGGCAAGTCATCCGATTGCACCATACACAACTAATAGTGTTGCAGCCCACACTACATCAGGAGCACCTGCTTCTCATCGTTATTCTAAAGGGAAATCCATTAATAAGAATGGTGGTATTACTCATTACACCACTCAATCGATTACTAACGTGACGATCCCAAATGATGTTCCAAGCCTCATTAACTTCTTAAAGAATGGTAATGCTACTCCAAAACAGATGCATCAAGCCAAGAAGCGATTAATGAGATTGTTAGGACTCAACGGAATTAACGGCGTTAACAATGTTAATGGCAATGACCACTATGGCCATTACGGACGTCACGGCTATCCACAATATGCTGGTACTGGTATGTCTGCTGGACAATATCATAAGCTGTACGGTAATCGCTATGGTTATCATCAATATGGCTCAAGATATGGTCAGATGAACGTTGCTGGTATTAATCACATGCGTAGCATGAGTGCCTCTGAAGTTCATGCATACTTTGGCGGGATCAATGATGCCCGACTTGGTCATGCAATGCAGAGCAATGACCGCTACTATGTTCAGGGTTATCATGATTTTGAACAAGCTGAAAAAGGTTATCGCAATGTTGCACAAACTAATCAGAGTAATCATAAGAATGCTCAAACTAATAATGCCAATAACGGTAACAAGCTACCGCAAACCGGAGAAGCTCATGAACACATGAGCTTAGCCGCCGCTGTTCTGTTGGCATTGGGCTTGGCATTCATGATTCCAACCTTGAAGCGTCAAAAAGATAATAAATAA
- a CDS encoding copper-translocating P-type ATPase — translation MKGMNMSNMKSMKHMKMGKNMTMKGKHMIMKMPGGVTMDMTGLKQKFWLSLILMVPIILMSPFMGMKMPYEITFPGSDWAVAVISSVLFFYCGLPFFHGALGEMKQHKPAMMSLISMGITVAYVYSVYAVIANNIFDVRPRVMNFFVELATLVVIMLLGHWIEMDTIMDAGSAVNKLAALLPDVAHLVQANGKIKDVKVAQLKPGDQVMIEAGEKIPADGKILKGSSMVNESLVTGESKLVKKHVKDQVIGGSTNDEGSIQIKVTGTGKSGFLSRVMDLVSSAQSHKSAKENMADKVSGYLFYAALAAAIIAFVAWSIVHSVAFAISMAVSALVIACPHALGLAVPLVVSRTTSLAATHGLLIRNRNALEDINHIHYALMDKTGTLTEGKFKVNGLKSFDSHYSDAKVLSILASIEQSSSHPLATGIMNAAKAKHVKFDKASNVSQITGVGLKGSVNGQEYEIVARKYLRKHHISFDSTVFNTLASRGNSVSFLVTNNKAVGIVGEGDQIKPGSKRLIRFLNRHDIQPVMLTGDNPIVAKKVAHDLGDISYQAGLLPSDKQKLVAKYQKKSGVMFIGDGVNDAPSLAKANLGIAIGSGTDVAIESADVVLVNSDPKDVISLVDLARHSNIKMVENLWWGAGYNIVAIPLAAGLLAFAGIVITPTVGAIVMTLSTVVVAINAMTLRIK, via the coding sequence ATGAAAGGTATGAACATGTCCAATATGAAGAGCATGAAGCACATGAAAATGGGCAAAAATATGACCATGAAAGGTAAACACATGATCATGAAGATGCCCGGCGGTGTCACGATGGACATGACCGGACTTAAGCAGAAATTCTGGTTATCGTTAATCCTGATGGTCCCAATTATCCTCATGTCACCATTCATGGGCATGAAGATGCCGTATGAAATCACGTTCCCAGGTTCAGATTGGGCGGTCGCAGTAATTAGTTCCGTTCTGTTCTTCTATTGTGGTCTACCGTTCTTCCATGGTGCCCTAGGTGAAATGAAACAGCATAAACCGGCCATGATGTCATTGATCAGCATGGGTATCACCGTAGCTTACGTCTATAGTGTCTATGCCGTTATTGCCAACAATATCTTTGACGTCAGGCCAAGGGTAATGAACTTCTTTGTTGAACTAGCTACCTTAGTAGTCATCATGCTGTTAGGTCACTGGATCGAAATGGATACCATTATGGATGCCGGATCCGCCGTTAATAAATTAGCGGCACTTCTTCCTGATGTTGCCCACCTGGTTCAAGCCAATGGCAAGATTAAGGACGTTAAAGTTGCTCAGCTAAAACCTGGTGATCAGGTCATGATTGAAGCCGGTGAAAAAATCCCTGCCGATGGTAAGATTCTCAAGGGTTCAAGCATGGTTAACGAATCATTGGTCACAGGTGAATCCAAATTGGTTAAGAAGCACGTTAAGGACCAGGTCATCGGTGGTTCTACCAACGATGAAGGCTCAATCCAGATTAAGGTTACTGGAACCGGTAAATCAGGTTTCCTATCTAGAGTTATGGACTTGGTATCCAGTGCTCAAAGTCACAAATCAGCAAAGGAAAACATGGCCGACAAAGTATCTGGCTACCTATTTTATGCCGCCTTAGCCGCAGCCATCATTGCTTTCGTTGCCTGGTCGATCGTTCATAGCGTGGCCTTCGCGATTTCGATGGCCGTTTCCGCATTGGTTATCGCATGTCCTCATGCTTTAGGATTAGCCGTACCATTAGTTGTGTCTCGGACAACTTCGTTAGCTGCCACTCATGGTCTATTGATTAGAAATCGAAACGCCTTAGAAGACATTAATCATATCCATTATGCCTTAATGGATAAAACTGGAACGTTAACCGAAGGTAAATTTAAAGTTAACGGTTTAAAGAGCTTTGACAGTCATTATTCAGACGCTAAAGTTTTAAGCATCTTAGCTAGCATTGAACAGTCATCCAGTCATCCTCTTGCTACCGGGATCATGAATGCCGCTAAAGCTAAGCACGTCAAATTCGATAAAGCTAGCAACGTCAGTCAGATTACCGGTGTCGGCCTTAAGGGTTCTGTCAATGGTCAAGAATACGAAATCGTTGCCAGAAAGTACTTACGCAAGCATCATATCAGCTTTGATTCAACTGTATTTAATACTCTGGCTTCCCGTGGAAATTCCGTTAGCTTCTTGGTAACCAATAACAAGGCCGTCGGAATCGTCGGTGAAGGTGACCAGATTAAGCCTGGATCCAAGCGTTTAATCCGGTTCTTGAACCGTCATGATATTCAACCCGTTATGCTGACCGGTGATAATCCAATTGTCGCTAAGAAAGTTGCTCATGACTTAGGTGACATTAGTTATCAGGCTGGTTTGTTACCATCTGATAAGCAAAAGCTGGTTGCTAAGTATCAGAAGAAATCCGGCGTTATGTTCATCGGTGATGGTGTTAACGACGCCCCTAGTTTAGCTAAGGCCAACTTAGGAATCGCCATTGGTTCGGGTACCGATGTCGCTATCGAATCCGCTGATGTTGTCCTAGTCAACAGTGATCCAAAAGATGTCATTAGCTTAGTCGACTTAGCTCGTCACTCCAACATTAAGATGGTTGAAAACCTCTGGTGGGGAGCTGGTTATAATATCGTTGCCATTCCGTTGGCTGCCGGTCTACTAGCATTCGCCGGAATCGTTATTACACCAACGGTTGGTGCGATTGTTATGACATTGAGCACCGTTGTAGTTGCTATTAATGCTATGACCCTTAGAATTAAGTAA
- a CDS encoding Ppx/GppA family phosphatase yields MRRFGVIDLGSNSIHMIVTQIENDGMTHTLVEDKVSARLSEGMMENDKMLQKPAMKRAIGALEKFKKDIQGLDNLNMRVMATAAVRMAKNQKEFCKLVKKETGFDVEVIPGESEAYYDYLGVVNSLPVINCVIIDAGGASTELILVQNRRPTHLLSLPIGGVTLTERYLHTDKPTASDVFRLFTALNLIYDDVWWLNWGRNTPVIALGGSNRTLAKIWRHKDPLRKNWDKIHGFRMSNTQVDEVFDKMLASSLEERKNIPGLPKDRADIVVGGTAPLVYLLRYIDSTRVIFSKHGLRTGALHEYLHQLSEEKHGFTKNN; encoded by the coding sequence ATGAGAAGATTTGGTGTAATTGATTTAGGTTCTAATTCAATTCATATGATTGTTACCCAGATCGAAAACGACGGGATGACCCATACCTTGGTTGAAGATAAGGTCTCCGCACGTTTGTCCGAAGGTATGATGGAAAATGATAAGATGTTACAGAAGCCTGCCATGAAGCGAGCTATCGGTGCCTTAGAGAAATTTAAGAAGGATATCCAAGGCTTAGATAACTTAAATATGCGTGTCATGGCCACCGCAGCCGTCCGAATGGCTAAAAACCAGAAGGAATTCTGTAAGTTAGTCAAGAAGGAAACCGGTTTTGATGTCGAAGTCATACCTGGTGAATCCGAAGCTTACTACGACTACTTAGGTGTCGTTAATTCATTACCAGTCATTAACTGTGTAATTATCGATGCCGGTGGTGCCAGTACTGAATTAATCTTGGTTCAGAACCGACGACCAACTCATTTATTAAGCTTGCCAATTGGTGGTGTTACTTTAACTGAACGTTATCTACACACCGATAAGCCAACCGCCAGTGATGTCTTTAGGTTATTCACCGCATTGAACTTAATCTATGATGATGTTTGGTGGTTGAACTGGGGTCGTAATACTCCGGTTATTGCCTTAGGTGGATCGAATCGAACCTTAGCTAAGATTTGGCGCCATAAAGATCCACTTCGTAAGAATTGGGATAAGATTCATGGTTTCAGGATGTCAAATACGCAGGTCGATGAAGTCTTTGATAAGATGCTAGCAAGTAGCTTGGAAGAACGAAAGAACATTCCAGGTCTACCAAAGGACCGTGCCGATATCGTTGTTGGTGGTACCGCTCCGTTGGTTTACTTACTGAGATACATTGACTCAACTAGAGTTATTTTCTCAAAGCACGGCTTACGGACCGGTGCTTTACATGAATACTTGCATCAGTTGAGTGAAGAAAAGCATGGCTTTACTAAGAATAATTAA
- a CDS encoding CopY/TcrY family copper transport repressor — protein MIIIHELKEISNAEWLIMRVIWTMKKCTSRQVINVMSHKEGWKASTVKTLLTRLKKKGFINSHKVSNKYIYSPNIGEQKAANLATMNVFRDICPMHAGNAINNLVQNISISKSDVQQLIKTLMKVEKTAPTKVKCNCLDPDAEKEAAYHEHEAR, from the coding sequence ATGATAATCATTCACGAATTAAAAGAAATCTCTAATGCTGAATGGTTAATCATGCGGGTAATCTGGACGATGAAGAAATGTACCAGTCGTCAGGTCATCAACGTGATGAGCCATAAAGAGGGCTGGAAAGCGTCCACCGTTAAAACATTATTGACCCGCCTAAAAAAGAAAGGCTTCATCAATAGCCATAAGGTCAGTAATAAGTACATTTATTCACCTAATATTGGTGAGCAAAAGGCTGCCAATCTAGCTACCATGAACGTCTTTCGTGATATTTGCCCGATGCATGCGGGTAACGCGATTAATAATCTAGTCCAAAATATTTCAATTAGTAAGTCAGACGTCCAACAACTGATTAAGACTTTAATGAAAGTCGAGAAAACGGCTCCCACTAAAGTGAAATGCAATTGTTTAGATCCCGACGCAGAAAAGGAGGCTGCCTATCATGAACATGAAGCACGATAA